A region of the Helicobacter ganmani genome:
GCAACTGCTCCTCATCAAACCCATTATCACATTGAACAAAAGGAATCCTATGCGCTTCTAAAATTTGCTTTCGTGATTTGGAAGCAGAACATAAGCGCAACATAAAATTCCTTACACCTCAAGATAAACTTAAAATTATAATCTTATTAAAATTATATTTTAATAAGATTCATTAATTTTTAAAACTAACCGCCACAACCGCAATAGCAAATCCGCCATCATGAGAAAGAGAAAGGCTTAGAGAATGGAGGTTAAAATATTCCATTTTTTCATTACTTAAATGCAGGAGCGGAGCACCCTTTTGGTTCTTGGAAATCCATATATCGTGGAATCCCAATTCCTTTCCGATTCCACATTTTAATGCCTTTGCACAAGCTTCTTTTGCCGCCCAAAATCCTGCAAGACTTTGAGGATTTTTAGCAATTTGTATTTCAGAATAATTTAAGAATTTTTGCAATCCTTTTTCTCCAAATTTTGCTAATAAAGATTCTATGCGCTGAATTTTGACAATATCTACTCCCACATCAAACATTATTGCACTACAAATTCAGTAAAAAAGATATTAACAACTCTACCATCTACCAAAAATTCGTTCAAGCGTTCTATAATTTCTTCTTTCAACTTTTGCTTGCCTTTAGCTGTCTGTACTTCTTCAAATGTTTTTGAACTAAGAATTGAAATAATCACATCACGCAAAACACCTCGTTTTGTTTCAAGCTCTGTCTGCATTTCAGCAATGCTAAGCTCTAATGAAATAGAAGTTTTAAGATAACGTTTGCCGCCTCCAGAAGTCATCAAATTAACAATAAATTGGTCCAAAGGATACATTGGTCCAACACTTAAGAGGTTACTATTGGGATTAGCGGCACTCCCTTTATTTGCTGCACTTTGTTGTTGAGGAGCAGCAGTCGGTCCTGCTTCTGGCTCATCTCCTCCGCTAAAAATCAAAATCGCAACGACAATCAAAATAATCAATAACAATGCAACGACACCAATGATGATGAAAAGTAGCATTTTATTCTGTTTTAAGCCTTCAAGTTTGGATTCTTTTTTGGTTTCTTCTTCTGCCATTTTCTCTCCTTTAATAAAAATTCTATTATATAAAATCTTTTTTTAAATTTTCAAGTTTTACATTTTTAAATAACTTCCAAGCCATTTTAACTCATTTGGATATCGTCTAAACAATTCACTCACATTCGCATCATCAATGTGTCCATCAATATCAATAAAAAAGCAATAGTCAAAATCATTTCCTGTGCGCTTAGGGCGAGATTGAAAAAAGGTCATATTAATATTTAAATCTTTCACATCATAAAGCAGACGATGAATTGCACCGGGCTTGTCGTCGTTTGCCAAAATTGCAAACAAAGAAGTTTTGTCTTTGCCGCAAGGTTGATTTTTGAAATTGCTAATCACAATAAAACGCGTTTTGTTGTCTGAATTGTTCTCAATATTTTCAAACAAAATTGGCGTGCTATAAAGTTTCGCTGCAATGGGTGAGCATATAGCAGCACATTTTGGATTTTCTTTTGCAAGCTGCGCCGCACGTGCAGTAGAATCTACCGGAATTCTCTGAATATGGTCTAAAGAATGCTCACTTAAGAAATTAGAACATTGTCCAAAAGCAATGTCTTTAGAGTAAATAACCTCAATTTCTTGAATTTTTTGTGTCTGACTTGCAAAACAATGATGAATCGGTATATAAATTTCAGCTACAATTTTTAACTCTGTGCTTCTTAGCAAATCCAATGTTTCCCCTACGACACCATTTTGACTATTTTCAATCGGAATCACTGCATAACTTGCACATTGATTTTCTACACTTTTGACGGCTTGTGTAATGGTATTGTGAGAAAAATATTCACACATTGCGCCAAACCTGCTTTCTGCCGCTTGATGCGTATAGCTTCCAAGAGGACCAAGATACGCCACGCGTTCTGGCGATTCCAAATTACGGCTGACTGCAAAAATCTCCGAATAAATTGCCTCAATCGCTGCTCTATTGAGTGATAAAGAGCCTTTAGAATGCAATCTATCAATGATTTCTTTTTCTCTCTCTGGACGATAAATAGGGGTATTACTCTGCAACTTTGCTTTGCCAATGCGCTTGACAATCTCCATACGCTTTTCTAATAATCCCAAAATTTCATCATCAATGCTATCAATCTCTCTTCTAAAATTTTGTAAATTCATCTTAAGATTCCTTCATAAATAATCTTTTTCTAACACAATCAAATCTTCTATGCACTCCCTTTTGCGGACTAATCGTATAGCTCCATTCTCAACTGCAACCTCTGCACAGCGCGGGCGAGAATTATAATTACTTGCCATACTGAACCCATACGCTCCAGCACTAAGCACTGCTAGCACCTCCCCATTTTGCAAAGAAGGTAAGGAAATGTTTTTGCCCAAATAATCTCCACTCTCACAAATTGGACCTACGACATCTGCACTACTTAATTCTTGCGATTCTGTGTTAAGTGGCACAATCTGATGATACGCATCATAAAAACTTGGACGAATTAAATCATTCATCGCACCATCTACGATCACGAATCGCTTATTTTGATGCATTTTTTGATAAAGCACTTTTGTCAAAAACACGCCACTATTTCCCACGATAAATCTACCCGGCTCACAAATAATTGTTAAATCCAATCCCCGCAATTCCTCTAAAATTGCTTGTGCGTAATCATAAGGATTGATAGTTGTTTCATCACTATAAGTGATTCCAATCCCACCACCTATGTCAAAAAACTTAATCTCAATTTTGAGTGCCAATAAACTATGCGCAAGTTGTGCAATTTTGCGTGCAGACTCCGCAATGGGCTTGAGCTTGGTTAATTGGCTACCAATATGAAAATGAATCCCAATAGGCTCTAAGTATTTGGAATGATGTGCCAACAAATACATACCCTTAGCCTCTTCAATGCTCACACCAAATTTATTTTCTTTTAGCCCTGTGGAAATATAAGGGTGTGTTTGCGGGTCAATATCTGGATTGACACGTATAGAAATCCTCGCTGGAACTCCTAACTCTTGCGCACAAGATTCCACAAGCAACATTTCCTCTTTGGATTCTACATTAATAAATAAGATGCCAATGCGTAAAGCCTCTTGAATCTCAAAAGCTTGCTTGCCCACGCCACTATAAATGATTTTATACTTTGGAATCCCTGCCAAAATAGCACGTTGAATCTCACCCAAAGAAACACAATCCGCCCCGCTTTCCAAACTAGCCAACTTTTTGATAACGCTTAAGTTAGAGTTTGCTTTTAATGCATAGCAAATCATTGTTTTTCTTCCGCCAAAAGCCGCTTTCATCTGCGCATATCTTTCTTGGATTCTATCCAAATCATAAACATATAAAGGTGTGCCAAAGTCTTTTGCAGCCTTTTGTAATAAATCTTTATCAAAATTTCCATCAAGTTTAGGGATATTTTGGGATTCTATATTTTTCATTTTTTCTGCTCTTATTTTTCTAGTTGAATTTACAATTATAATCAAAAATGCCTTAAATCTTTAAACTAAAATTAGTTACACTTTCAAACTTAAGTTCATAGTATTAAAGGTTCAAAATATAATGAAAGATAAAATTGTTTTATTTGACTTAGATGGCACACTGATTGACTCTACACAAGCAGTCTATGAGGGTATTTGTAAAGCTTGTGAATCTCTTAATCACCCTACTCCGAGCTACGAAAAAGTCAGCTTGCAAATTGGACACACGCTTGAAGATATGTTTAAAACTTTTAATGTAGAATCTCCCAAGATTCCAGAATTTATCGCAATTTATCGGGAACATTATGGAAAAATTTGTATCCCCAAAACACATTTGCTAAACAATGCGCAACAAGCAATTACAGAAGCGTATTCATTCGCACATTTAGGAGTTGTAACCACAAAAACAGGTAAATACTCTAAAATTATCTTGGAACATCTCAAAGTCCTAGAATACTTCACTTGTGTGATTGGTAGAGAAGATGTCAAGGAAGCAAAACCAAGTGCTGAACCTATTTTATTGGCTCTAAAATCAATGCCAAAGGATATTACGAAAAACCACATTTATATGATTGGAGATACACCTTTGGATATTCAAGCAGCAAACAATGCAAATATCCAAAGTATAGGCGTGCTAAGCGGCTATGCGAGTTTGGAGTTATTGCAATCTTATACAAGTTGTATTGTTAAAGATTCCCTAGAGGCTGTGCGCAAGATTCAAACTTTGTAAGTTTATCCTTATCATACAAATTCGCGCCGTTGCAAGATTCTGTTTTGGAATCGTGGTGCATATTGTCTTTAAAAGTGCGATTCGTAGCAATCCACAACTTAAACCAAAAGTAAATTTGCAATGGAATCTTAAAAAATTTTAAGATGAAATTTCACATTATAGATTGCTTTGATATTGACTTACAAGGAATTAAGAATCTATCTTTACAAACATCGGATTCCACGCTTTAGAAGCAACTATTACAGAATCTCCACTCTGCAAATTTTTAACTTCCTCTTCGCTCGCAGTAATTTGGACAATCTCATTACCCACAAGCACATTCACGATATAAACCAATCCATTCTTGCTTACTTCCAATATTGTCCCGCTTTGTCGGAACTTCCCACTTGGCAAGCCATTTAAAAAAACTTCATCAGGAGTTCCTTTTTTATCAATCTTACCTAACTCCAAATGCACAACAAAGTTTGAGAGAAAAAACACTTCGCTAAAATTATGACTAACCAAAAAAGTAGTCAGCTTGAAATGCTGATGGATACGCAACAATTCTTCTTGCAATTTACGCGACATTGCAGAATCCAATGCAGAAAATGGCTCATCAAGCAGCAAGATTTGCGGATTTCTCACCAATGCGCGCGCCAAAGCCACACGTTGTTGTTGCCCACCGCTTAGCATATTTGGCTTAAACTTGCGCAAAGCACCCAATTCCGTGATTTCTAACAAAGATTCCACACGCGATTTATCAGCATTTTTTGGCAAAGCAAAACTTAGATTCTCCTCCACACTCATATTTGGAAAGAGCGCATAATCCTGAAAAACAAACCCGATTCTACGTTTTTGAGGTGGCAAATTGATTTTTGCACACGCGTCATACCAAATCTCATCATTGACTTGAATCACTCCAGAATCCGGTGAATCCAATCCTGCTAAAATGCGTAGAATCGTGGTTTTACCTGCTCCACTTTTACCAAAAAATGTAATAAGATTTTGGGGTGTTAGCTCACAACAAACCTGCAAAGTAAAATTGCCCTGCACACTATGGAGCTGCTTTTCAAAATCCAAAAATATCATTTCACACTTCTTTTGTTAAGATAAAAAGCAAGGAGTAGAATAGAAAAAGTGATAGCAAACAAGCTCAAGGCATATTGGTGCGCCAATGTATAATTTAGGGATTCTACCTCGTCATAAATCGCAATACTAGCCACGCGTGTTTGCCCTTGAATATTCCCTCCAATCATCATCACAACACCAAATTCTCCAATCGTATGCGCAAAAGTTACGACTACTCCTACAAGCACGGAGCGTGAAATATTGGGCAATAATACAGAATAAAGAATCCTTAAACGACTTTTTCCAAGCGTCAAAGCCGCCTCAAAGAGTGATTGGGGCAGAGCTGAAAAACCTGCTTGAATAGGATTCACCATAAAAGGGAGCGAAAAAATTACAGAACCCACAATCAAACCTTCAAAACTAAAAACAAGTTTAAGATTAAAAACATCTAATAAGAATTTTCCCAAAGGACTTTGCGGGCTAAAGGTAATCAAAAGATAGAATCCAAGCACACTAGGGGGTAACACAAGAGGCATAGAAACAACTGCTTCCAAAATCGGCGCGATTCTACTTCGCGTAAAAGCCAAAAAATAACCCAATGGAATCGCAAGTAATAGCAAGATAAAAGTTGTAAGAAATGCAACCTTAAAAGTCAAAAGCATTGTGATTGCAAAATCATTCAAATTTTCCACTTTCCACTCCTTTGTATTCCTTTCTATTGCTACCTTAAATTATAAATTTTTGTATCAAAAAAGAGCATAATCTCATTCTCGGGAATATGCCAAAAGATAGAATCTCCCACTTTAAGCCCATTGTGCCTCACAAAATCCAAAGTACAAAGCACATTAAGCGTGCCGTTTTCTGCATAATTTGAAGCAAGCGTCAATCGTGCAAAAAGACTATCTTGAGTAATTTTTAAAATTTCAGCCCTAAAAGTATTGTGTATGCCTTTTAATTTGGTTGCCACAATGATATTGTTTTCTTTGAATCCTAATTGCAAGGGCTGATGCAACAAATGAGAAACAAATGCAGAATCTTCTAGCAGTAGCACAAAAAGATGACTTTGAGATTCCACATTTTGTGCTACATTTTGTAATGGTTGAAATCCTTGCAAACTAAAAATAGAATCTAAACGCACAAAAAGACGCAAAATGCCTTTCTGCTCGGTAAAAGATTCTAAGATTCCGTGTAACTTATTCAACGCTATAACCAAATTTTAAGAATTTTTCTTTTGCCTCTTTGCCTAAAATATAAGCTTTAAAATCTTTTGCAAGTTTAGAGTCTTTCCCATAATTTGTAATCACAAGTGCTTGATTAATCGGTTGATAAAGGCTTTCATCAATGCTTACATAACTCATTTCTTTTGTATGGATTCCACCTTCTCCAAGCATTGAAAGTGCAGTGAAGCCTACCTCTGCGTTTTTGGATTCTACATAAGTTGTCGCCGCACCAATACTTTCACCTGTTACGAATTTGGATTCTACTTTATCTAACATTTTTGTAGCAATCAATGCTTCCACAGAAGCCCTGCCATAAGGTGCAACCTTTGGATTTGGAATAGAAATATGAGTGATTTTAGGATTCAAAATATCTTTAAATTCTTTGAGTTTAAAATTCTCATTATTACTCCAAAGCACCAATGTACCTTTTGCGTAGATTTCTTCTTTTGCAGGTGCAAGCTTTTCTTCATATAGTTTTGCAGGATAACTTACATCTGCGGCGACAAATAAATGAATAGGAGCCCCATTTTTAATCTGCGCATAAGCCTTACCACTTGAAATATATGAAATCTCAATCTTATTCTCTGGCTTATTTTTTAGAAAATCATTCTTGATTTCTTCTAATACATACTTAAGCGACGCCGCACCCAAAACTTTGATTTCCTCTGCTTGCACACTTAAAGACAAGATTAACCCACAAACTCCAGCAACCAAAATTTTTTTTGTAAAATTCATTTTTTCTCCTTAAATACCCAAAATTACATTGTTGGACTTGAATCCAAACCAAACTTTTTGCCCTACTTTCAATGCAAGGTTCTTTTGGGATTCTTCGGTAATCACCGCAGAGAATCTTGTATTTTCACATTCCATTTCTATTTCACAATTTACCACACCATCTGTGATATGCTTTATCACGCCGCTAATACAATTCTGCATAGAAATGCCTTTGGGTTCTTCACTAAAGACCACAATCCAATTTGCTTTAATCAGTGCATAGGCTTTCAAGCCAACCTTTAGCCCCAAATCCTTGAGAGAATGCAAAGTAATCGTGCTAGAAATACGCATAGAATCGTTGATTTTTAACACCACTTCAGCATTGACTTTGCCCTCTGTAATTAATACAATCTCACCAAACAACTGATTTCTTGCACTCGTTTTAATCATAAATCTCCTTTTAGCACTATCACTCCACTTGGAATAATCCATTATGGAATCCCAATCATTTAAATTGCTCTCAAAAAGTGTAAAAAGCTCTTGTTGGACGCGTTCCATTTCGCGGAAGATTCGGATTGCCTCTAATCCTTTTTGTGTAATTTGTGTGCCGCCACCGCCTTTGCCTCCTGTTACACGTACAACTAAAGGCTCATTCGCGACATTATTCATCAAATCAATGCTATCCCACGCGGCTTTATAGCTCATTCGCATTTCTTTTGCCGCTTTGGAAATAGAGCCGCTTTGAGCAATTCTCTCTAGCAGTTCTACCTTGCCGTGCCCTAAAAAGTTCTTGTCCTGCTCTCTAATCCAAAACCTTCCTTGCACTCTCATTTTAGCCTCCAAACTCAAATCATTTTGCTTTTCCGCTTGAATCTTGCTTAAATCTCCAAACGAAACTAGCAAATTATATTTTAATATATAACGATTGTCAATACCTAAAATTTAGATTCTCTTTGCTATAATACGCGTTATTTTTATGAATTTTAAGGGGATTTTATGCAAAAGCAATTTAGCGGTAAGGCGTGGAAGTTTGGAGATAATATTGATACAGACTTAATCATTGCTGCAAGATACTTAAACACAAGTGATACAGCGATTCTAGCTTCACATTTAATGGAAGATGCGCGCACGGGATTCGTCAATGAAATCAATCAAGGCGACATCATCGTAGGGGGTGAAAATTTTGGTTGTGGCTCTAGCCGAGAGCACGCTCCTGTGGCAATTAAAGAGGCAGGGATTAGTGCAGTAATCGCTAAAAGTTATGCAAGAATCTTTTATCGCAATGCTTTCAATACAGGCTTGCCAATTTTAGAGATTCAGGAAGCAGATTCCATTAAGGAGGGAGATACATTAGAAATAGACTTGCCTAGCGGGGTGATTAAGAATCTCACCCAAAAATGCACCTATCAATTTGCTCCGATTCCACCTTTTATGCTTGAATTATTGACAAGTGGCGGATTAATCCCCTATGCCAAAGCGCAAAATCTAACCAAATAATCTTTTAAAAAGGCAAAAAATGAAAACTTACAAGATTGCTGTTATCAAAGGGGACGGAATCGGTCCAGAAATCGTCAATGAAGCGATTAAAATATTAAAAATTGCTGCACAAAAGTTTAATTTCACACTTCATTTTGAAGACTTTTTGATGGGAGGCATTGCGTATGATTTGACACAAAATCCTCTTCCGGACGAAACGATTGCGGGTTGTTTAGAATCTGATGCAACTCTTTTTGGTGCAATCGGTGGTGAAAAATGGGATAATCTACCGCGCGAACTTAGACCTGAAAGCGGACTTTTGCGTCTAAGAAAGAGCCTAGAAGTTTTTGCAAATTTTCGTCCAGCAAAAGTCTATAATGAACTCCTTGAAGCAAGCACCTTAAAGCCTGAAATTGTGCAAGGAGTAGATATACTTGTCGTGCGAGAACTCATTGGGGGAATCTATTTTGGTACTCCAAAGGGGCGTGATAAGAATCGTGGATATAACACAATGATATATAGCGTAGAAGAAGTCAAAAGAATCGCACACATAGCATTTAAAGCCGCACAAAAAAGAAGCAAGAAA
Encoded here:
- the modA gene encoding molybdate ABC transporter substrate-binding protein gives rise to the protein MNFTKKILVAGVCGLILSLSVQAEEIKVLGAASLKYVLEEIKNDFLKNKPENKIEISYISSGKAYAQIKNGAPIHLFVAADVSYPAKLYEEKLAPAKEEIYAKGTLVLWSNNENFKLKEFKDILNPKITHISIPNPKVAPYGRASVEALIATKMLDKVESKFVTGESIGAATTYVESKNAEVGFTALSMLGEGGIHTKEMSYVSIDESLYQPINQALVITNYGKDSKLAKDFKAYILGKEAKEKFLKFGYSVE
- the lysA gene encoding diaminopimelate decarboxylase, producing MKNIESQNIPKLDGNFDKDLLQKAAKDFGTPLYVYDLDRIQERYAQMKAAFGGRKTMICYALKANSNLSVIKKLASLESGADCVSLGEIQRAILAGIPKYKIIYSGVGKQAFEIQEALRIGILFINVESKEEMLLVESCAQELGVPARISIRVNPDIDPQTHPYISTGLKENKFGVSIEEAKGMYLLAHHSKYLEPIGIHFHIGSQLTKLKPIAESARKIAQLAHSLLALKIEIKFFDIGGGIGITYSDETTINPYDYAQAILEELRGLDLTIICEPGRFIVGNSGVFLTKVLYQKMHQNKRFVIVDGAMNDLIRPSFYDAYHQIVPLNTESQELSSADVVGPICESGDYLGKNISLPSLQNGEVLAVLSAGAYGFSMASNYNSRPRCAEVAVENGAIRLVRKRECIEDLIVLEKDYL
- the modB gene encoding molybdate ABC transporter permease subunit, translating into MLLTFKVAFLTTFILLLLAIPLGYFLAFTRSRIAPILEAVVSMPLVLPPSVLGFYLLITFSPQSPLGKFLLDVFNLKLVFSFEGLIVGSVIFSLPFMVNPIQAGFSALPQSLFEAALTLGKSRLRILYSVLLPNISRSVLVGVVVTFAHTIGEFGVVMMIGGNIQGQTRVASIAIYDEVESLNYTLAHQYALSLFAITFSILLLAFYLNKRSVK
- the pheA gene encoding chorismate mutase, whose protein sequence is MNLQNFRREIDSIDDEILGLLEKRMEIVKRIGKAKLQSNTPIYRPEREKEIIDRLHSKGSLSLNRAAIEAIYSEIFAVSRNLESPERVAYLGPLGSYTHQAAESRFGAMCEYFSHNTITQAVKSVENQCASYAVIPIENSQNGVVGETLDLLRSTELKIVAEIYIPIHHCFASQTQKIQEIEVIYSKDIAFGQCSNFLSEHSLDHIQRIPVDSTARAAQLAKENPKCAAICSPIAAKLYSTPILFENIENNSDNKTRFIVISNFKNQPCGKDKTSLFAILANDDKPGAIHRLLYDVKDLNINMTFFQSRPKRTGNDFDYCFFIDIDGHIDDANVSELFRRYPNELKWLGSYLKM
- a CDS encoding HAD family hydrolase, producing the protein MKDKIVLFDLDGTLIDSTQAVYEGICKACESLNHPTPSYEKVSLQIGHTLEDMFKTFNVESPKIPEFIAIYREHYGKICIPKTHLLNNAQQAITEAYSFAHLGVVTTKTGKYSKIILEHLKVLEYFTCVIGREDVKEAKPSAEPILLALKSMPKDITKNHIYMIGDTPLDIQAANNANIQSIGVLSGYASLELLQSYTSCIVKDSLEAVRKIQTL
- the fliL gene encoding flagellar basal body-associated protein FliL, coding for MAEEETKKESKLEGLKQNKMLLFIIIGVVALLLIILIVVAILIFSGGDEPEAGPTAAPQQQSAANKGSAANPNSNLLSVGPMYPLDQFIVNLMTSGGGKRYLKTSISLELSIAEMQTELETKRGVLRDVIISILSSKTFEEVQTAKGKQKLKEEIIERLNEFLVDGRVVNIFFTEFVVQ
- a CDS encoding sulfate/molybdate ABC transporter ATP-binding protein; translation: MIFLDFEKQLHSVQGNFTLQVCCELTPQNLITFFGKSGAGKTTILRILAGLDSPDSGVIQVNDEIWYDACAKINLPPQKRRIGFVFQDYALFPNMSVEENLSFALPKNADKSRVESLLEITELGALRKFKPNMLSGGQQQRVALARALVRNPQILLLDEPFSALDSAMSRKLQEELLRIHQHFKLTTFLVSHNFSEVFFLSNFVVHLELGKIDKKGTPDEVFLNGLPSGKFRQSGTILEVSKNGLVYIVNVLVGNEIVQITASEEEVKNLQSGDSVIVASKAWNPMFVKIDS
- a CDS encoding TOBE domain-containing protein; the encoded protein is MLVSFGDLSKIQAEKQNDLSLEAKMRVQGRFWIREQDKNFLGHGKVELLERIAQSGSISKAAKEMRMSYKAAWDSIDLMNNVANEPLVVRVTGGKGGGGTQITQKGLEAIRIFREMERVQQELFTLFESNLNDWDSIMDYSKWSDSAKRRFMIKTSARNQLFGEIVLITEGKVNAEVVLKINDSMRISSTITLHSLKDLGLKVGLKAYALIKANWIVVFSEEPKGISMQNCISGVIKHITDGVVNCEIEMECENTRFSAVITEESQKNLALKVGQKVWFGFKSNNVILGI
- the acpS gene encoding holo-ACP synthase, whose product is MFDVGVDIVKIQRIESLLAKFGEKGLQKFLNYSEIQIAKNPQSLAGFWAAKEACAKALKCGIGKELGFHDIWISKNQKGAPLLHLSNEKMEYFNLHSLSLSLSHDGGFAIAVVAVSFKN
- the leuB gene encoding 3-isopropylmalate dehydrogenase, producing MKTYKIAVIKGDGIGPEIVNEAIKILKIAAQKFNFTLHFEDFLMGGIAYDLTQNPLPDETIAGCLESDATLFGAIGGEKWDNLPRELRPESGLLRLRKSLEVFANFRPAKVYNELLEASTLKPEIVQGVDILVVRELIGGIYFGTPKGRDKNRGYNTMIYSVEEVKRIAHIAFKAAQKRSKKVCSVDKANVLDVSQLWREVVSEVAKEYPDVELSNMYVDNAAMQLIRNPKQFDVILTGNLFGDILSDEASMLSGSIGLLPSASIGGKAAIYEPIHGSAPDIAGLGIANPIATIASAAMMLRYSLGEIEAADAIDNAIETVLKEGYRTKDIANFGAKEVCSCERMGSVIAEYI
- a CDS encoding 3-isopropylmalate dehydratase small subunit; translation: MQKQFSGKAWKFGDNIDTDLIIAARYLNTSDTAILASHLMEDARTGFVNEINQGDIIVGGENFGCGSSREHAPVAIKEAGISAVIAKSYARIFYRNAFNTGLPILEIQEADSIKEGDTLEIDLPSGVIKNLTQKCTYQFAPIPPFMLELLTSGGLIPYAKAQNLTK